One genomic window of Haloferax mediterranei ATCC 33500 includes the following:
- a CDS encoding carbohydrate ABC transporter permease: protein MPDENPEIGLGAEDAEIKRGPLGRWVNTAIKNPDRVYRAMFYVATVFFLVTTLFPFYWLLVLALTPNRLITDMGLAPKGFNPEVFITMFERVPFHWYMFNSFVLGITTTVLVLLIASLAGYVFGRLRFPGKSLLMLGILAISYFPPAAFLLPLFELFTGNTAISIGTVTISTPDLFNTPAPMVFPFSALFLPLSIFILTTFYGQIPDGLEDAARVEGTTRLGALFRVIVPLSAPGVATAGVLTFISVYNEFFFSFLMNNGEASSWAPIVAGILKYQGQFDTPFNLMAAASIVGVLPVAILVIIAQERIVSGLTAGALKE from the coding sequence ATGCCCGACGAAAACCCGGAAATCGGTCTCGGCGCCGAAGACGCAGAGATAAAACGAGGACCGCTCGGTCGGTGGGTCAACACGGCTATCAAAAACCCCGACAGAGTCTACCGCGCGATGTTCTACGTCGCAACGGTGTTCTTCCTCGTCACGACACTCTTCCCGTTCTACTGGCTCCTCGTCTTGGCGCTCACACCGAATCGCCTCATCACCGACATGGGACTGGCCCCGAAGGGGTTCAACCCCGAGGTGTTCATCACGATGTTCGAACGGGTACCGTTCCACTGGTACATGTTCAATAGCTTCGTGCTCGGTATCACGACGACCGTACTCGTGTTGCTCATCGCAAGCCTCGCGGGCTACGTCTTCGGACGCCTCCGCTTCCCCGGGAAGAGCCTACTGATGCTCGGCATTCTCGCCATCTCGTACTTCCCGCCAGCGGCGTTCCTCCTCCCGCTTTTCGAACTGTTCACCGGAAACACCGCCATTAGCATCGGCACGGTAACCATCTCGACGCCGGACCTGTTCAACACGCCGGCACCGATGGTGTTCCCGTTCAGCGCGTTGTTCCTGCCGCTTTCCATCTTCATCCTTACAACCTTCTACGGGCAGATTCCCGACGGGTTGGAAGATGCGGCGCGGGTCGAAGGAACGACTCGTCTCGGGGCGCTTTTCCGCGTCATCGTGCCGCTTTCGGCACCCGGCGTGGCTACTGCGGGAGTGCTCACGTTCATCTCGGTGTACAACGAGTTCTTCTTCTCGTTCTTGATGAACAACGGTGAAGCCTCCTCGTGGGCACCTATCGTCGCTGGTATTCTGAAATATCAGGGCCAGTTCGACACCCCGTTCAACCTGATGGCCGCCGCCTCCATCGTGGGGGTCTTACCCGTGGCCATCCTTGTCATAATTGCGCAGGAACGTATCGTGAGTGGACTGACTGCAGGAGCACTGAAGGAGTAA
- a CDS encoding ABC transporter ATP-binding protein yields MGDVKLEHVSKHYGDVTAVDDMNLEIEDGEFICLVGPSGCGKSTTMEMIAGLTIPSEGKVFIGDREVTNLPPKDRGVAMVFQNIALFPHMNVYDNISFGLRLRNYDKEEIQHRVERAADVVQLEGMLERMPDEMSGGQRQRVAIARAIVRNPGVFLMDEPLANLDAKLRVHMRTELQRLHKELDTTIIYVTHDQAEAMTMSDRIAVIDSGQLQQIDPPLVCYNEPENLFVAGFIGSPSMNFLDGEVTEYGFESTYISVEFDPAKLGVEVGTDVTMGIRPEDVYLREDQGLVSNPSHQIDAMTDVLEPMGDEIFVYLKLSEEAHADLEDTTGVINDQLLMSVAPDADIEDDEDVTVVLDRSRVHLFDTETGKAISHGIESGIQASGAPGTEAESDD; encoded by the coding sequence ATGGGAGACGTTAAACTCGAACACGTAAGCAAGCACTACGGCGACGTAACGGCGGTCGACGACATGAACCTCGAAATCGAGGATGGTGAATTCATCTGCCTCGTCGGTCCGTCGGGGTGTGGGAAGTCGACGACGATGGAGATGATTGCCGGGTTGACCATCCCCTCGGAAGGGAAGGTCTTCATCGGCGACCGCGAGGTCACGAATCTCCCACCGAAGGACCGCGGAGTGGCGATGGTGTTCCAGAACATCGCGCTGTTCCCGCACATGAACGTATACGACAACATCTCCTTCGGGCTTCGACTCCGAAACTACGACAAAGAGGAGATTCAACACCGCGTCGAACGCGCCGCGGATGTCGTCCAACTCGAAGGAATGCTCGAACGCATGCCCGACGAGATGTCCGGCGGTCAGCGCCAGCGCGTCGCTATAGCCCGCGCAATCGTCCGAAACCCCGGCGTGTTCCTCATGGACGAACCGCTCGCGAACCTCGACGCGAAACTTCGCGTCCACATGCGGACCGAACTCCAGCGCCTGCACAAGGAACTGGACACGACCATCATCTACGTCACACACGACCAGGCGGAGGCGATGACGATGTCTGACCGCATCGCAGTTATCGATTCGGGACAACTCCAGCAGATTGACCCACCGCTGGTCTGCTACAACGAACCCGAGAACCTGTTCGTCGCCGGGTTCATCGGGTCGCCCTCGATGAACTTCCTCGACGGTGAAGTCACCGAATACGGATTCGAATCGACGTACATCAGCGTCGAGTTCGACCCCGCGAAGCTGGGGGTCGAGGTCGGAACCGACGTGACGATGGGTATCCGCCCCGAGGACGTGTACCTCCGCGAAGACCAGGGCCTCGTGTCGAACCCCAGCCACCAAATCGACGCGATGACGGACGTGCTGGAGCCGATGGGCGACGAAATCTTCGTCTACCTGAAGCTCTCCGAGGAGGCTCACGCCGACCTCGAAGACACAACCGGCGTCATCAACGACCAACTGCTGATGAGCGTCGCTCCCGACGCGGACATCGAAGATGACGAGGACGTCACGGTCGTCCTCGACCGTTCGCGGGTCCACCTCTTCGATACGGAGACTGGAAAGGCAATCAGCCACGGCATCGAAAGCGGTATCCAGGCAAGCGGCGCGCCCGGCACGGAGGCCGAAAGCGACGACTGA
- a CDS encoding substrate-binding domain-containing protein: MVDIDSHTSKRTGVSRRSFVKAAGASGVAVGLAGCISTDGGGGNGGGGADTDTPINTEAPTEDITVQWAADTRVGNAKEEVFQALRDAGLPENITVEIIAGSQVTDNRQAQYQQWLGGDRSEPTLLMMDSGWTIPFIARNLLQNFSKSLPSEMVSTIEDEYFQASVSTAKGTDGDLYGQPLFPDFPTMQYRKDLLRNAGYTDADFETWATESMSWAEFSKVTKEALDANDVKHGYTFQANVYEGLSCCDFNEFMTSYGGAYFGGRDNLFGPVGDRPITVEEEPVLDAIRMVRTLIHGEDDEHSLDGITGKVSPEAVLQWTEEPSRKPFTGGDAVMHRNWPYSIVINGAEPSAENDQTGFGEDLGVMPIPYGVTPENAKYEGTGGPVAALGGWHMTMNPNATDKKKQAAVQVLKTMQDEQFQLDLFEIIGWIPPRPSLLDSEQAKQVPIIGRYLDALKVAGENAIPRPVTVVWPQQSGKIAQEVNNAMAREKTPEQAMSDLASQLEQTEQNA, from the coding sequence ATGGTTGATATTGACTCTCACACGAGTAAGCGAACTGGCGTCTCTCGCCGCAGTTTCGTAAAGGCTGCCGGCGCATCGGGCGTCGCCGTCGGACTCGCCGGTTGTATTAGCACAGATGGAGGGGGTGGAAACGGTGGTGGTGGAGCGGACACTGATACGCCGATTAACACTGAAGCACCCACAGAAGACATCACGGTCCAGTGGGCCGCCGACACTCGCGTCGGAAACGCAAAGGAGGAAGTATTTCAAGCGCTCCGGGATGCCGGTCTCCCGGAAAACATCACCGTCGAAATCATCGCCGGGTCGCAGGTGACGGACAACCGTCAGGCGCAGTACCAGCAGTGGCTCGGTGGTGACCGTTCGGAACCAACGCTTCTCATGATGGACAGTGGGTGGACGATTCCGTTTATCGCCCGCAACCTCCTACAGAATTTCTCGAAGTCGCTCCCGAGTGAGATGGTGTCAACCATCGAAGACGAATACTTCCAGGCCAGCGTCTCGACGGCGAAAGGGACAGACGGCGACCTCTACGGGCAACCGCTCTTCCCGGACTTCCCGACGATGCAGTATCGCAAGGACCTGCTCCGGAATGCGGGCTACACTGACGCCGATTTCGAGACGTGGGCGACCGAATCCATGTCTTGGGCGGAATTCTCGAAGGTTACGAAGGAAGCACTCGACGCCAACGATGTCAAGCACGGCTACACGTTCCAGGCAAACGTCTACGAGGGTCTGTCGTGCTGTGACTTCAACGAGTTCATGACCTCGTACGGCGGCGCGTACTTCGGCGGCCGAGACAACCTCTTCGGCCCCGTCGGCGACCGTCCCATCACAGTCGAAGAAGAACCCGTACTCGACGCCATTCGAATGGTCCGCACGCTCATCCACGGCGAGGATGACGAGCACTCGCTCGACGGTATCACGGGCAAGGTTTCGCCCGAAGCCGTTCTCCAGTGGACCGAAGAACCGTCGCGCAAACCGTTCACCGGTGGCGACGCCGTCATGCACCGCAACTGGCCGTACTCCATCGTCATCAACGGTGCCGAGCCGTCGGCAGAAAACGACCAGACCGGATTCGGTGAAGACCTCGGTGTCATGCCGATTCCGTACGGCGTCACACCCGAGAACGCCAAGTACGAGGGTACTGGTGGCCCGGTCGCAGCCCTCGGTGGCTGGCACATGACGATGAACCCGAACGCCACGGACAAGAAAAAGCAGGCAGCAGTGCAGGTGCTGAAGACGATGCAAGACGAGCAGTTCCAGCTCGACCTCTTCGAGATTATCGGCTGGATTCCGCCCCGACCGTCGCTTCTCGACTCCGAGCAAGCGAAACAGGTGCCTATCATCGGTCGCTACCTCGACGCCCTAAAGGTCGCCGGAGAAAACGCCATTCCGCGTCCAGTTACCGTCGTCTGGCCCCAGCAGTCCGGGAAAATCGCTCAGGAAGTCAACAACGCGATGGCTCGGGAGAAGACGCCCGAGCAGGCGATGTCCGACCTCGCCTCACAGCTGGAACAAACCGAGCAGAATGCGTAG
- a CDS encoding carbohydrate ABC transporter permease — METLSETQFAYLLLAPALILLGVIAVYPLVSTFSMSLFADQITGTARLGEFVGLQNYVDLFTGARDFALPSAFLPTFTTEFPFVTDIYSSALMVTLIFTVFSVLFETLIGFGQALILDQDFRGRRWVRVAIIIPWAVPIVIQGMIWFLMFQPNIGFLVGTTDNPAIMNQLGLIGTTPLRDTADALFLIIVADVWKTSAFMALLILAGMQSIDRSLYDVAKVAGASRWQQFKLITFPLILPTVLVAMLFRTIDAMRVYGIIETMAGCQTVPSLSCLVVTTFNAPLYGTSATVAFVTAGIIAIVVSVYIVNFASEGI; from the coding sequence ATGGAGACGCTCTCGGAGACGCAGTTCGCGTACCTGCTTCTCGCACCCGCACTCATCCTGTTAGGGGTCATTGCGGTCTACCCGCTCGTGTCGACGTTCAGCATGTCGCTTTTCGCCGACCAGATAACGGGGACCGCACGACTTGGTGAGTTCGTCGGGTTGCAGAACTACGTCGACCTGTTTACTGGCGCGCGAGACTTTGCGCTCCCATCGGCCTTCCTCCCGACATTCACGACAGAATTCCCGTTCGTAACAGACATTTATTCGAGCGCGCTGATGGTGACGCTCATCTTCACCGTGTTCAGCGTGCTCTTCGAAACGCTCATCGGCTTCGGTCAGGCGCTCATTTTGGACCAGGACTTCCGCGGTCGGAGATGGGTCCGCGTTGCCATCATCATCCCGTGGGCTGTGCCCATCGTCATTCAGGGGATGATTTGGTTCCTGATGTTCCAGCCGAACATCGGGTTCCTCGTCGGCACGACCGACAACCCGGCCATCATGAACCAACTCGGCCTCATCGGAACGACACCGCTGCGCGACACCGCAGACGCGTTGTTCCTCATCATCGTGGCTGACGTGTGGAAGACTTCGGCATTCATGGCGCTTCTCATCCTCGCCGGGATGCAGAGCATCGACCGCTCGCTGTACGACGTGGCGAAGGTCGCTGGCGCGTCGCGTTGGCAGCAGTTCAAGCTCATCACCTTTCCGCTCATCCTGCCGACGGTATTGGTTGCGATGCTGTTCCGCACCATCGACGCGATGCGAGTTTACGGTATCATCGAGACGATGGCGGGATGTCAGACCGTCCCGTCGTTGTCGTGTCTCGTCGTCACCACGTTCAACGCACCGCTGTACGGGACCTCGGCGACAGTGGCGTTCGTCACCGCCGGTATCATCGCCATCGTGGTCTCCGTATACATCGTGAACTTCGCCAGTGAGGGAATCTAA
- a CDS encoding mechanosensitive ion channel family protein — MDGVEGVVSMRDVVTGTLLADGTHPALVALQSGAMKPPDFVPEYLVFPGWQLVLAALVLGLSVGLSKYVVRLLGRPVARHFRRQSVAQTILRFVRLSIILTGGGVAAGILGFELGNIVLSVTVFSAVLGIVLAPIVGSIINGVFVLADQPYEIGDMIELDNGTRGFVEEINLRYTKVFTLDNTFLVMPNSNIRERDVTNYSAEDERTRLTLDVLVTYESDIAAARDLVERAARDCEAVIEGGPDIRIGSARYPAKPTAYIESYADNGVLLRLRYWALKPYKMLKIQSEVQTRLWSHLEDSDANVEFAYPHTHLVFDDTSGAVRVSGGDGPEDHRHTVASPPTGRTDSVEAADDEADE; from the coding sequence ATGGACGGAGTCGAGGGGGTCGTCAGCATGCGGGATGTTGTCACCGGGACGTTGCTGGCCGACGGGACACATCCCGCGCTTGTCGCGCTTCAGTCCGGGGCGATGAAACCGCCGGACTTCGTCCCCGAGTATCTGGTGTTCCCCGGATGGCAACTCGTCTTGGCCGCTCTCGTTCTCGGATTGTCAGTCGGTCTCTCGAAGTACGTCGTTCGCCTACTCGGTCGGCCGGTCGCCCGACACTTCCGCCGCCAGAGCGTCGCACAGACGATTCTCAGATTCGTCCGCCTATCCATTATCCTCACGGGTGGCGGCGTCGCCGCGGGTATTCTCGGTTTCGAACTGGGCAACATCGTCCTCTCGGTGACGGTGTTTTCTGCCGTTCTCGGTATCGTGCTCGCTCCCATCGTCGGGAGCATCATCAACGGCGTATTCGTCCTCGCGGACCAGCCCTACGAAATCGGCGACATGATCGAACTCGACAACGGGACCCGCGGGTTCGTCGAGGAAATCAACCTGCGCTACACGAAGGTGTTCACCCTTGACAACACCTTTCTGGTCATGCCGAATTCGAACATCCGCGAGCGCGACGTTACCAACTACTCCGCCGAAGACGAGCGGACGCGCCTGACGCTCGACGTGCTCGTCACCTACGAATCCGATATCGCGGCCGCCCGCGACCTCGTCGAACGCGCCGCCCGCGACTGCGAGGCAGTTATCGAAGGCGGTCCGGACATCCGCATCGGGAGCGCCCGGTATCCGGCGAAGCCAACCGCGTATATCGAATCGTACGCGGATAACGGCGTCCTCCTGCGACTCCGCTACTGGGCGCTGAAACCGTACAAGATGCTCAAGATTCAGTCCGAGGTCCAGACGAGGTTGTGGTCTCACCTCGAAGACTCCGACGCGAACGTCGAGTTCGCGTACCCGCACACGCACCTCGTCTTCGACGACACGAGCGGGGCAGTTCGGGTCTCCGGTGGCGACGGTCCCGAAGACCACCGTCACACGGTTGCGTCGCCACCGACTGGACGGACCGACTCGGTAGAAGCAGCGGATGACGAAGCAGACGAGTAA
- a CDS encoding Gfo/Idh/MocA family protein: protein MSTASSARVGIIGLGNIGHHHADRLVDLGATLVGGLDIQADARRRFAEKYDVNTYEEKEELFAEVDAVVITTPNRFHEEYAVAALDAGLDVLLEKPLAHSLESAERIAAASERADGFCMVGFNNRFANPVEVIRHHRETGRFGDITHVEANYVRRRGIPGRGSWFTSKDIAGGGSLIDIGVHAIDLALYFLDFPEVVEVSGITRSEFGDRDDYTFVEMWGDDVGPEGFDVDDSASAFIRTDEGTTISLEVAWATNRPTNDEFFLRGTEGGVRFDRASHELQFYEGGVGGGNHLSTADIDTQANDTHKTEQQVFLDAVAAGEHPGRNTVEQGLAVQRVIDAIYRSSEEGQSVRLDTLETPPVN, encoded by the coding sequence ATGAGTACAGCGTCATCGGCCCGGGTCGGTATCATCGGACTCGGAAACATCGGACACCACCACGCAGACCGGTTAGTCGACCTCGGTGCAACCCTCGTCGGCGGTCTCGACATTCAGGCGGACGCGCGCCGTCGGTTCGCAGAGAAGTACGACGTGAACACCTACGAGGAGAAAGAAGAACTGTTCGCGGAGGTCGACGCCGTCGTCATCACGACACCGAATCGCTTCCACGAGGAGTACGCCGTCGCCGCGCTCGATGCGGGACTCGACGTCTTACTCGAAAAGCCGCTCGCACACTCGCTGGAGTCTGCCGAGCGCATCGCCGCCGCTTCTGAACGGGCGGACGGCTTCTGTATGGTCGGGTTCAACAACCGCTTTGCCAACCCGGTCGAAGTTATCCGTCACCACCGCGAGACTGGCCGTTTCGGCGACATCACCCACGTGGAAGCCAACTACGTCCGACGACGCGGTATCCCCGGTCGCGGTTCGTGGTTCACCTCGAAGGACATCGCCGGTGGCGGTTCGCTTATCGACATCGGTGTCCACGCAATCGACCTCGCGCTCTACTTCCTCGACTTCCCCGAAGTCGTCGAAGTCTCCGGTATCACTCGCTCCGAGTTCGGCGACCGCGACGACTACACCTTCGTCGAGATGTGGGGCGACGACGTCGGACCGGAAGGCTTCGACGTGGACGACTCCGCCAGCGCGTTCATCCGCACTGACGAGGGCACGACCATCTCCCTCGAAGTCGCGTGGGCAACGAATCGCCCGACCAACGACGAGTTCTTCCTCCGCGGTACTGAGGGCGGCGTCCGGTTCGACCGCGCGAGTCACGAACTCCAGTTCTACGAGGGCGGCGTCGGCGGCGGAAACCACCTTTCGACCGCCGATATCGACACGCAAGCCAACGACACCCACAAGACGGAACAGCAGGTCTTCCTCGACGCAGTCGCGGCGGGCGAACATCCCGGTCGAAACACGGTCGAACAGGGCCTTGCCGTCCAGCGCGTCATCGACGCCATCTACCGTTCGTCCGAGGAGGGTCAATCGGTCCGCCTCGATACGCTCGAAACGCCGCCCGTGAACTAA
- a CDS encoding universal stress protein, which produces MTRVVVPVRYPLSKHSRATLEEAIRVARERDAELTVLHVDLYQSNRGVTRTELKRAVEREFGPLVRARYVVRHGFLVEETILEEVAAEEADIVVIGSKQASRWRKMLRRFLDDPDIDVYLREKLDCTVITVRADS; this is translated from the coding sequence ATGACACGGGTCGTAGTGCCGGTCCGGTATCCGCTCTCGAAGCACTCCCGGGCGACACTCGAAGAGGCGATTCGAGTTGCGAGAGAGCGCGACGCCGAGTTGACGGTGCTGCACGTCGACCTCTACCAGTCGAACCGCGGCGTGACGCGGACGGAACTCAAGCGGGCGGTCGAACGCGAGTTCGGCCCGCTCGTCCGCGCCCGATACGTCGTCCGCCATGGGTTCCTCGTCGAGGAGACGATTCTCGAAGAGGTGGCCGCCGAAGAAGCGGACATCGTCGTCATCGGGTCGAAACAGGCGAGTCGATGGCGAAAGATGCTCCGTCGGTTCCTCGACGACCCCGATATCGACGTGTACCTCCGCGAGAAACTCGACTGTACGGTTATCACTGTCCGCGCCGACTCCTGA
- the bcp gene encoding thioredoxin-dependent thiol peroxidase produces the protein MLEIGDEAPDFELSDQHGDTVSLSDFHGEHVVVYFYPRADTPGCTTEACGFRDAWDEFEARDVAVIGISDDPVSDLDSFTEKYDLPFTLLSDEDGSVSTKYDSYGEKNMFGNTFDGVFRNTYIVGPDGAIEQVYEGVSPEGHAEAILDDIDA, from the coding sequence ATGCTCGAAATTGGCGACGAGGCTCCCGACTTCGAACTGTCTGACCAGCACGGCGACACCGTCTCGCTTTCGGACTTCCACGGCGAACACGTCGTCGTCTACTTCTACCCGCGAGCGGACACACCGGGCTGTACCACCGAAGCCTGCGGCTTCCGGGATGCGTGGGACGAGTTCGAAGCCCGCGACGTAGCCGTCATCGGCATCAGCGACGACCCCGTTTCGGACCTCGACTCGTTTACCGAAAAGTACGACCTGCCGTTTACCCTCCTCTCGGACGAGGACGGAAGCGTCTCGACGAAGTACGATTCGTACGGCGAAAAGAACATGTTCGGAAACACGTTCGACGGTGTCTTCCGGAACACGTACATCGTCGGCCCCGACGGCGCTATCGAACAGGTCTACGAGGGCGTCTCGCCCGAGGGCCACGCCGAAGCGATTCTCGACGATATCGACGCCTGA
- the trmB gene encoding HTH-type sugar sensing transcriptional regulator TrmB — MADELRLTMERVGERFNLGEYEIDAYLAVLEHGQLTASEIADRTSIPQPRVYDTVRSLSDRGLVELRESRPMKIVAVDPDDAFSNVKTSLEELIEELEARYTAPARDTEAVSLVKSRSTILRYIEEIIEAAEYELVLSLTPDLLRRFRDDLAAAIDSGVSIDLLITPASRAPDPDEFNYLDVATIARARRGITSPVLAVADGEYSIYATQDALRDDRDRYGVIFNRSALGFLVSGFFGTVLWSTAETIVANGKRRPFPRRYASIRRAVKDIREIEGDFYASISGRDVETGDAIVVEGRVIETAFEDTEEVASLHIETDEGVVEVGGLVAALEDVEGQEILLGRDEVPDRDQFA, encoded by the coding sequence ATGGCTGACGAACTGCGACTCACCATGGAGCGAGTCGGTGAGCGCTTCAACCTCGGCGAGTACGAAATCGACGCGTACCTTGCCGTCCTCGAACACGGACAGTTGACGGCGAGCGAAATCGCCGACCGAACCAGTATCCCGCAACCTCGGGTGTACGACACGGTTCGAAGCCTCTCCGACCGCGGACTCGTCGAACTCCGCGAGTCGCGCCCCATGAAAATCGTCGCGGTCGACCCGGACGACGCCTTCTCGAACGTCAAGACCTCGCTGGAGGAACTCATCGAGGAACTGGAAGCGCGCTACACCGCCCCCGCCCGAGACACCGAGGCAGTCTCGCTCGTCAAGTCGCGGTCGACCATCCTGCGCTACATCGAGGAGATTATCGAGGCGGCCGAGTACGAACTCGTGCTCTCTTTGACGCCGGACCTGCTCCGTCGCTTCCGCGACGACCTCGCGGCGGCCATCGACAGCGGCGTCAGCATCGACCTCCTGATTACGCCCGCCTCCCGCGCACCCGACCCGGACGAGTTCAACTACCTCGACGTGGCGACCATCGCCCGCGCCCGCCGCGGTATCACCTCGCCCGTCCTCGCGGTTGCCGACGGCGAGTACTCAATCTACGCGACGCAGGACGCGCTCCGCGACGACCGCGACCGCTACGGCGTCATCTTCAACCGCTCCGCGCTCGGCTTCCTCGTGAGCGGCTTCTTCGGGACCGTCCTCTGGAGTACCGCCGAAACCATCGTCGCGAACGGCAAGCGCCGTCCCTTCCCGCGCCGCTACGCCTCGATTCGCCGCGCCGTCAAGGACATCCGCGAAATCGAAGGTGACTTCTACGCTTCCATCTCCGGCCGCGACGTGGAAACGGGCGATGCCATCGTCGTCGAGGGCCGCGTCATCGAGACGGCCTTCGAGGACACAGAAGAAGTCGCGTCGCTTCACATCGAGACCGACGAAGGCGTCGTCGAAGTCGGCGGCCTCGTCGCCGCGCTCGAAGACGTAGAAGGACAGGAGATTCTGCTCGGCCGCGACGAAGTTCCGGACCGCGACCAGTTCGCCTAA
- the priS gene encoding DNA primase small subunit PriS, whose translation MDGRTREYLEGRFGDYYRSTDVPLPPAPDEREWGVIPWSAGGTRMHRHQSLLDLGELSDYLARSAPRHVYFSSARFADPGAATMDDKGWREADLVFDIDADHLPGVDPETTGYADMLEAGKQALLDLLDLLEDDFDFDEMQAVFSGGRGYHVHVRDESIRGLDSEARREVVDYIRAIDLDFDALIETRQHGTTTQRVLRAEGGWGRRTHRRLLDFVDGLMDMEEEAALERLKELDGIGDGRAKTILGAFRNNPDAIREGNVEAGGPGVRTLVESLARETVEDETSPIDEPVTTDTKRLIRLPKSLHGGSGLVVEPLARDEIEAFDPLVDAVPDRFRGSEVSIKVTDPGEVTFDGDTFTLTSGVQSVRESLGVFLMTRGRAEKVTE comes from the coding sequence ATGGATGGGCGCACACGCGAGTATCTCGAAGGTCGCTTCGGTGACTACTACCGGAGTACCGACGTTCCGCTCCCACCCGCCCCCGACGAGCGGGAGTGGGGCGTCATCCCGTGGTCGGCTGGCGGAACACGAATGCACCGCCACCAGTCGTTACTCGATTTGGGTGAGCTCTCGGACTACCTCGCCCGCAGTGCGCCCCGGCACGTCTACTTCTCGTCGGCCCGGTTTGCCGACCCCGGCGCGGCGACGATGGACGACAAAGGTTGGCGAGAAGCCGACCTCGTATTCGATATCGACGCCGACCACCTCCCCGGTGTCGACCCCGAGACGACCGGTTACGCCGACATGCTCGAAGCGGGCAAGCAGGCACTTTTGGACCTCCTCGACCTTCTCGAAGACGATTTCGACTTCGACGAGATGCAAGCGGTCTTCTCGGGCGGCCGCGGATACCACGTCCACGTGCGCGACGAGTCTATCCGCGGTCTCGACAGCGAGGCGCGCCGCGAAGTCGTCGATTACATCCGCGCCATCGACCTCGACTTCGACGCGCTCATCGAGACTCGACAGCACGGCACGACGACACAGCGGGTCCTCCGAGCCGAAGGCGGGTGGGGCCGCCGCACGCACCGCAGACTCCTCGACTTCGTCGACGGCCTGATGGACATGGAAGAGGAGGCAGCGCTCGAACGGCTGAAGGAACTCGACGGCATCGGCGACGGTCGAGCGAAGACCATCCTCGGCGCGTTCCGGAATAATCCGGACGCCATCCGCGAGGGGAACGTCGAAGCCGGTGGTCCCGGCGTTCGAACACTGGTCGAATCACTCGCTCGGGAGACCGTCGAAGACGAAACGTCACCGATAGACGAACCCGTGACGACCGACACGAAGCGGCTGATTCGACTCCCGAAGAGCCTCCACGGTGGTTCGGGACTCGTCGTCGAACCCCTCGCTCGCGACGAAATCGAGGCGTTCGACCCGCTGGTCGACGCCGTTCCGGACCGCTTCCGCGGAAGTGAGGTTTCCATCAAAGTCACCGACCCCGGTGAGGTGACGTTCGATGGCGATACCTTTACACTCACATCCGGTGTGCAGTCGGTACGCGAAAGCCTCGGGGTGTTTCTCATGACCCGCGGTCGAGCTGAGAAGGTGACAGAATGA